Genomic window (Vitis riparia cultivar Riparia Gloire de Montpellier isolate 1030 chromosome 4, EGFV_Vit.rip_1.0, whole genome shotgun sequence):
tctatgataacaataagaaaatataacctaaaattaaaaaaaaaaatatatatatatatatatataaagatgtgTTTATTTATTGCGCGCAAAATTTGTTCGAACCAACCAACCCTGCAATCGTTGTTCTAATCAAGGCCAATGACACGGTGGAAAGAAAAGGAACCAGCGCCCTATTATTGATTCAGTAACCGTGTCAACCCAGAGAGCTAGCCCACGGTGgctctccaccaccaccaccgccaccaGAGACTCACGAGTCTCCTGCTAAAATGCGGCGGCCACCTCACAATGGCGCAGGTCCTCCAAATCCAAGCTCAGCTGATCACCTCTCCAATCCCCTCCTCCGTCGTCGACCCAAACCTCATCGCCGTCAAGCTCATTGGCGCTTGCGCCGACCACGCTAACGTGCGCCAGGCCGCTCTCATCTTCGCCCACCTCGCCAGCCCCAATATATTCGCCCACAACGCCACTCTCAAAGCTTTAGCTCAAAACAGTCACTGGTTCCATGCAATCCAGTTCTTTAACCACCAAGTTTCATCGCCCAATGCCCCGAACCCAGATGAGTTCACTTTCACTTCTGTGCTCAAGGCCTGTGCTGGCCTTGCCCACGTTGTCAACGGCCAGAAAATCCACGCCATGGTCACCAAACAAGGGTTTGAATCCAATCTCTTTGTTCGGAATTCGCTCATAGATATGTATTTCAAAGCGGGTTATCTTTTGATTGCACGGCATCTGTTCGATGAAATGTTTGTGAGAGATGTGGTTTCTTGGAACACTTTGGTTTCTGGGTATTGCTTGTGTGGGTGTGCGGACGAGGCTAGATGGGTGTTTGATAGGATGCGCGAGAAGAATTTCGTTTCTTGGTCGACGTTGATTAGCGGGTATGCGCGGATGGGTAGATTGGAGGATGCTCGGCGGCTTTTTGATGAGATGCCGGAGAGGAATGTGGTTTGTTGGAATGCCATGATTGCAGGGTATGCACAGAATGAGAAGTATAGTGATGCTATTGAGGTGTTCCGGATGATGCAACAATTCGGTGGTGTGGTGCCAAATGATGTTACCCTTGTTAGTGTGTTGCCGGCTTGTGCGCATCTTGGTGCACTTGATCTGGGGAAGTGGATTGATGGATTTATCAGTCGGAGAGGGATGGCCTTGGGCTTGTTCTTGGGGAATGCACTGGCAGATATGTATGCAAAGTGTGGATGCATAGCGGAGGCTAGAAGGGTATTCAATAAGATGGAAGAGAGAGATGTGATCTCATGGAGTATAATCATATGTGGGTTGGCCATGTACGGACATGCAGATGAAGCTTTTGGATGCTTTTATGAAATGCTGGACTGTGGAGTAAAGCCAAATGATGTTGTTTTCATGGGATTGTTAACAGCATGTACTCATGCAGGGTTGGTCAAGAAGGGGCTCAATTGTTTCAATACTATGGACAAGGAGTATGGAGTCAGCCCCAAGGTTGAACATTATGGTTGTGTGGTTGATCTTCTCAGCCGTGCTGGTGAACTCGACAAAGCAGAGGATATGATCAGCTCAATGCCTATGAAACCCAATGTCATAATTTGGGGTGCATTGCTTGGTGGTTGTCGGATTTACAGGGACAGTGGAAGAGGACAGCGAGTCGTTCAACATATTCTTGAGCTAGATTCTGACCATTCTGGAAGCTATGTTTATCTCGCCAATGTTTATTCTTCAATGGGTAGATTAGATGATGCTGCAAAGTGCAGGTTGAGAATGCGAGAGAATGGGGTGCTGAGAACTCCTGGATGCAGCTGGATAGAGGTGGACAACACAGTATATGAGTTCTTCATGGGAGATTTATCACACCCAGAGTCTAACAAGATATATTCAATGATAAGAGAATTAATGTGGAAAATGAAGCTAGCTGGGTACAAACCGAAAACTGACCTCGTAGTGCATAGCATTGATGAAGAAGAGAAGGAGGATGCTTTGTCAATTCACAGTGAGAAGTTGGCAATTGCATTTGGGCTTATCAGCACTAGTGAAGGAACCACAATTCGAGTTGTTAAGAATCTACGAATTTGTAATGACTGTCATGATGCAGCAAAGATAATTTCTGGGATTGTGAAGCGGGAGATTATTGTGCGGGATCGTAGCCGCTTCCATCATTTTAAAGATGGGGTATGTACTTGCAGTGACTATTGGTAGGAAATGGGAAGAGTCGAGCGTGGGGGTGTAAAGGAGGTGGTTGTTTCTCACTTCATATCCACTGTGGCATGGGGTGTTATAGCAGTTGTAAGCCAGCTACTAATTGCTGAGATGGGATTGCTTTCATTAGGATTGCCTGAAGAAACTACCACACTTTCCTGCAACAAAAGACCCATGCATGAGAGGGGGAGTGAGGATAATATAATTCCCAAGCTGTCATCAGGGCACTGTTATCAACTGCTTCCTCAATAGCACTTGCAGAATGTGGACCACTTCGTTGCTCAGCCAGGCAAGGATTGTTATATGCTGCAGTCCTACAATACTTTGAGctcttttcatatattttttcagaGTTTTTTGAgcaacaagtgaaaaaaataagatatattctattattttttgtattgcACACAAATGCATGATAGCTTTATAAAAAGTAAGccaagaaaaccattttttttttttaatacatatttgaGCTCCCAGGTAATTTTGTTCCGGGGACAaatgaaaactgtttttaaaaacattgtcaaataaGCACATAGCTTTTAATTTTACATGATGTTTTGCGCATGCTCCCAGCAATTGTTGATTTAGTGGTGGAAATTCTCAATGAAATTCATGATTTACAAATATCATGTTTATGCCATCCGTGAAGCACCTAGctgtattttctttgattaaTGCATGGATCTATCAACCAGACCAACCaacaaaaccaatatttttcctCCTCAACAGCTTCTagaatatcaaatatttgattattcATATTCTAAACTAGCACCTGAACCAAGATTTTGTCTGTTTAATGACTCATTTaatcaaatgataaattttttgaaagaacTGAACATGGGAAACAGCAGTTAATGGGATTAAATCAATACAATACCCGGGGTTATTCATCTGATGGGTCTTACCACTTAGCTACACCTGGGTTAATATATCAACAATATAGTCTATGAATTATGGAGAAACACAGCTCAATGGAAAAACTCTCATATTTCCTTGGATTCACTCTGCATTCAGACTTACCACATTCTCTAGGCGTCTTTCCTACACCATACATTCAAATACCATTTTTAATCGCAGATTCCAAGGTTAATGGATGGCTTATAAACACCAAGGTAGATATTCCCAAATAAATTTCAGATAGAATTAATAAGTACAACTGAGGAAATACTCccattcaaggaaaaaaaaaaagaccaaaactCCAAATAGATAACATCCCACTAGAAATCAACATAATCCCATCAAGAGGGATGATACAAAGAAAATAGTTTATATAAGAGGCCATATGTATCACTTTCCAAGTTGCAAACACCTTTGTTCCCACACTGACTTCTCCATGACTTGAAATTATGTAAATACTAATTAACTGCAACAATTCCAACTTCAGGTAGGTACATGCAAGCTCCccaaaaaaagtgaaaagaatttCAAAGTTCAAGATAAAATAAACAACATACCGAAGCAACTAAAGACCCTGATCAATGAGATAATCACCCAGCCTTTCAACAATCATGTTGCACTGACCAGGAGTCAGAGGCTCATCATATATACCAATGATCAAAGCCTGAATGGTCTTCTTAATACAGGCACCACCAGAGCCCTGAAAATAAGTATCACTCCACTCATCAGGAACACATGGGAAAAAAGACACAAGACCTATCATTGATCAAAATGTGTGGGTGTGAGAGCAAAAGCAGGAATTGTTTATCAGGATGAGTATGAAAACATAACCATATcatgttaaaaagattaatcaTCATAAGCAGCATATGGTAAATGAACAGTTAACAGTTCTCTACACAAAAGGTTCAAGAAAGCCCAGTGACACTCAGGTATTGTAGCCCTTTCTTCATGTATACACAAGTTGAAAGCTCCTATAATAAGTCCTAGATACCACGATAATAACCTTCACCCTGGAACTCAGCATAAAGGCATCTTTGCATAACAAAATTAGAGTTGCAGTTTAAATGAGTAGAACAAATAGAAGATCCATAAGATCCTGAAGAACTATGTGTAACATTTGTTTAAAACAAAATAGTATAGAAGTTGTTTACTTTTGTCAATGATCTGCTAGGAATCCGGTTGACTATACAAAGAAGTAGATGCAATAAACCAAGAAATTTAGTTCTGAGTTACCACTATATTCAAGAGGCAACAATTTCTATATGGGACATTTTTTTATGGGTAATTTCTATTTGGGACAATAAAACATTGATGCTATATGTTTTAACTTATAATGCTCCATCCAGCATAAAGGTAGGGAATTgcatatgacttaaaataattaGGACAAGGCTTTTTTGAATTGAATAGTTGATCATATTATACATAACCTGCAAACTCAGTTCATTACATAATAATATAGAAGTGAAAGAGACTGCATCATCAACAAACCAGTCAACTATAACTGAAAGTAGTCA
Coding sequences:
- the LOC117912532 gene encoding pentatricopeptide repeat-containing protein At5g48910-like; amino-acid sequence: MAQVLQIQAQLITSPIPSSVVDPNLIAVKLIGACADHANVRQAALIFAHLASPNIFAHNATLKALAQNSHWFHAIQFFNHQVSSPNAPNPDEFTFTSVLKACAGLAHVVNGQKIHAMVTKQGFESNLFVRNSLIDMYFKAGYLLIARHLFDEMFVRDVVSWNTLVSGYCLCGCADEARWVFDRMREKNFVSWSTLISGYARMGRLEDARRLFDEMPERNVVCWNAMIAGYAQNEKYSDAIEVFRMMQQFGGVVPNDVTLVSVLPACAHLGALDLGKWIDGFISRRGMALGLFLGNALADMYAKCGCIAEARRVFNKMEERDVISWSIIICGLAMYGHADEAFGCFYEMLDCGVKPNDVVFMGLLTACTHAGLVKKGLNCFNTMDKEYGVSPKVEHYGCVVDLLSRAGELDKAEDMISSMPMKPNVIIWGALLGGCRIYRDSGRGQRVVQHILELDSDHSGSYVYLANVYSSMGRLDDAAKCRLRMRENGVLRTPGCSWIEVDNTVYEFFMGDLSHPESNKIYSMIRELMWKMKLAGYKPKTDLVVHSIDEEEKEDALSIHSEKLAIAFGLISTSEGTTIRVVKNLRICNDCHDAAKIISGIVKREIIVRDRSRFHHFKDGVCTCSDYW